From the Deinococcus seoulensis genome, the window CCAGCGGCCCTCCAGGTGCACCACGCGGTGCACGTCCGCGTCCCGGCGGGTCTCGGGCGCGTCGGGGGCGGCGTACGTGAAGGTCACGGTGCAGGCGTCGCGCACGGCGCGCAGCAGCGCCGCGAGCAGCTGCGCGTCGGTCGGGGCGACCCAGGGGCCGGTGTCGAACTGCACGCTGCCCTCCAGGGCCAGCATGTCGGCGCGCAGGTCGTGCGGGAGGCTGCGCGACAGCTTGGCGCTGGCGGCCTGCGCGGCGGGGGCCAGGGCGTGCAGGCCCAGGTGCCGCAGGGTGCGCAGGCCCAGCGCGGCGGCCAGCGCCTCCTCCGGCGTGAACATCAGCGGCGGCAGGCGGAAGCCCGCCTTGAGGCGGTACGCGCCGCCCACGCCCCGGCGGCCCTCGACGGGAATGCCGAGGTCCTGCAGGCGGGCCACGTAGCGCTGCACGGTGCGGGGGCTGACCTCCAGGCGGCGGGCCAGCTCGGCGCCGCTGACTTCCTCGTGCGCCTGGAGGAGTTCCAGCACGGTCAGTACCCGCATGCTCGGGTCGTACATGCCTTCATGGTAATCGGAATAGCCGTCACGTTCTGACGGGAATCCGGATTATGCTGAGGGCAGATTCAACCCCAGGAGGTTCCACCATGACCGCACCCGCCGTGTCCGTCCCCGCCGTGTCCCCCGCTCTGTCCATTCCCGACTTCGTCGCTCACTGGCAGGGGCACCGCGCCCTGACCCGCCGTGTCATCGAGGCCTTCCCCGAGGATCAGCTGTTGACGTTCAGCCTGGGCGGCATGCGGCCCTTCGGCGCGCAGGCCACCGAGATTCACCTCGTGGACGCCATGACCGTCACCGCCC encodes:
- a CDS encoding helix-turn-helix transcriptional regulator, which gives rise to MYDPSMRVLTVLELLQAHEEVSGAELARRLEVSPRTVQRYVARLQDLGIPVEGRRGVGGAYRLKAGFRLPPLMFTPEEALAAALGLRTLRHLGLHALAPAAQAASAKLSRSLPHDLRADMLALEGSVQFDTGPWVAPTDAQLLAALLRAVRDACTVTFTYAAPDAPETRRDADVHRVVHLEGRWYAVAHCHLRGARRSFRLDRMSALTVQDRHFTKEPDFDAAAYLRSTLRAPKPTYAISVWLDCLPEDMRGRVSTWGTEVRPDAHGTRLTTTREGLGGFAAFLLGLDCDFRVDSPPELRAEFARLAERCAAHASATQPGPTDSAYTGA